From the genome of Triticum aestivum cultivar Chinese Spring chromosome 3B, IWGSC CS RefSeq v2.1, whole genome shotgun sequence, one region includes:
- the LOC123071801 gene encoding uncharacterized protein: MDGRDATADLQEWELLLASPTATAAPGPYAAGEEAVEDDAAGAIKYDYFDLGSDAKYARRASLSAGAEEEGKEEEGTDEEAGEASWVEPHPGALAFPARDRAALWSDSSSDGERREDAEATEPLVETPREAAAADEGAVAKGGPAAAAARWWRLPVEVLRLWAARAARSAWSVPVAVALLGIAVLGRRLYRMRRQSKAVARVRLVLDDKKASQFKAQPMLRRAPMIKPMLPGNGVTPWPVLGHL, encoded by the exons ATGGACGGCCGGGACGCCACGGCGGACCTGCAGGAGTGGGAGCTCCTCCTCGCCTCCCCGACCGCCACCGCGGCGCCGGGCCCTtacgccgccggcgaggaggcggtggaggacgacgccgccggggccatcaagTACGACTACTTCGACCTCGGCTCCGACGCCAAGTACGCCAGGAGGGCGTCCCTGTCGGCGGGGGCCGAGGAGGAGGGTAAGGAGGAGGAGGGGACGGACGAGGAGGCCGGCGAGGCGAGCTGGGTGGAGCCGCACCCGGGCGCCCTCGCCTTCCCCGCCCGCGACCGCGCCGCGCTCTGGTCCGACTCGTCGTCGGACGGGGAGAGGCGCGAGGACGCCGAGGCCACCGAGCCGCTGGTGGAGACGCCCCGGGAggctgcggcggcggacgagggGGCGGTGGCGAAGGGAGGGCCCGCGGCGGCCGCGGCGCGGTGGTGGAGGCTGCCCGTGGAGGTGCTGCGGCTgtgggcggcgcgcgcggcgaggaGCGCGTGGTCGGTGCCCGTCGCCGTCGCGCTGCTCGGGATCGCCGTGCTGGGCCGCCGGCTGTACCGGATGCGGCGGCAGAGCAAGGCCGTGGCGCGCGTGCGGCTCGTCCTTGACGATAAG AAGGCATCTCAATTCAAGGCCCAGCCGATGTTGCGGCGAGCTCCGATGATAAAGCCTATGCTTCCCGGCAATGGAGTGACCCCATGGCCTGTGCTGGGGCACCTGTGA